The following are encoded in a window of Cervus canadensis isolate Bull #8, Minnesota chromosome 11, ASM1932006v1, whole genome shotgun sequence genomic DNA:
- the SC5D gene encoding lathosterol oxidase, giving the protein MDLVLSIADYYFFTPYVYPATWPEDNIFRQAITLLIVTNLGAYILYFFFATLSYYFVYDHLLMKHPQFLKNQVSREITHSVQSMPWMSIPTVSLFLLEVRGYSKLYDGIGEFPYGWFQLVASVLSFLFFTDMLIYWIHRGLHHRLVYKRLHKPHHIWKIPTPFASHAFHPLDGFLQSLPYHIYPFIFPLHKVVYLGLYILVNIWTISIHDGDFRVPQLLKPFINGSAHHTDHHMLFDYNYGQYFTLWDRIGGSFRNPSSFEGNGPLNYVKKMAEEKHNSHGGSGYKNEKLFNGECTKTE; this is encoded by the exons ATGGATCTTGTACTCAGTATtgcagattattatttttttacaccGTATGTATATCCAGCCACGTGGCCAGAGGACAACATCTTCCGACAAGCCATCACTCTCCTGATTGTAACAAATCTTGGTGCTTATatactgtatttcttctttgcaacGCTGAGTTATTATTTTGTCTATGATCATTTATTAATGAAACacccacaatttttaaag AATCAAGTCTCTCGAGAGATTACGCATTCTGTCCAGTCAATGCCATGGATGAGCATCCCCACGGTTTCACTGTTCCTGCTAGAGGTGAGAGGTTACAGCAAACTCTATGACGGCATAGGAGAGTTTCCATATG GCTGGTTTCAACTCGTTGCTAGTGTCttgtcctttctcttcttcactgACATGCTGATCTACTGGATTCACAGAGGCCTTCATCATAGACTTGTATATAAG CGCTTACACAAACCTCATCATATCTGGAAGATTCCAACTCCATTTGCGAGTCACGCTTTTCACCCTCTGGACGGCTTCCTTCAGAGTCTGCCTTACCACATATACCCTTTTATCTTCCCGTTACACAAGGTAGTTTATTTAGGCTTGTACATCTTGGTCAATATCTGGACAATTTCCATTCACGATGGTGATTTTCGTGTTCCCCAGCTCTTAAAGCCTTTTATTAATGGCTCGGCTCATCACACAGACCACCATATGCTCTTTGACTATAATTATGGGCAGTATTTCACCTTGTGGGATAGAATTGGAGGCTCTTTCAGAAATCCCTCCTCCTTTGAGGGGAATGGACCTCTTAATTATGTGAAGAAAATGGCAGAAGAAAAGCACAATAGTCATGGAGGAAgtggttataaaaatgaaaaattattcaatGGAGAGTGTACCAAGACTGAGTAG